From the genome of Diabrotica virgifera virgifera chromosome 8, PGI_DIABVI_V3a:
atattagggtatccactgccagaaggagagttcatcttagatacggatgcaagtaatgtgggaattggaggagtgctgtcgcagattcaaggaggacaggaacgagtccttggatattttagtaaagtactttcaaaacctgaaccaaattattgcgtcacgagaagagaacttctagcagtagtaaaatcagtggaacacttctatcaatacctctacggaaggaagtttctaatccgaaccgaccatgccgcccttaaatgattaatgcagtttaagaatccagagggtcagatagccagatggattgaacgacttcaagcatatgatttcaagatcgagcatcgggccggagtttgccacaggaacgctgattctctatctagaagaccgtgccCAGCAGagtgttcccattgcaacaaaacggAGTCAAAGGAAGTAGCAGtgctaagaacaacagtggtcaacgacgagtggacgcctaccaagatcaaggaagaacaagaaaaagatccagttttacaaaagattcgaaaatggaaagaagaaattcgtcgaccatcttggcaagaaatatcaagcctaagcTCAGTacttaagacgtattgggcccagtgggactcatttatcttggaagacagcttgcttaaacgagtaatagaaaatgatgatggttcagtgaggagaaaacagttggtgattccaaaaagcagagtagccgaagtacttcgtcagttacacgacagtccatcaggagggcattttggtgtaaagaagacccttcagagaattcgggaacaattttattggatgaatagttccgacgatgtgaaggactggtgtaagaaatgtactacctgtgctacaagtaacggaccctaccggaaaaggaaggctcctatgagacagtacaatgttggaagtccgtttgaaagaatagctttggatattgccgggccatttccagaaagtgacaatggatgcaaatacatgttggtggtaatggattacttcacgaaatgggtcgagatctacgcaattccagaccagaaggccgccactattgcagatgtgttaatcaaagactgcatcagccgattcggagtgcctctggagatccatagtgaccaaggaaggaactttgagagcgatctatttcaaggaatctgtgataaactaggcatgaagaagacaagaaccacggcctatcacccgcaatcggatggaatggtggagcgtatgaataggacagtcggcaagtatttgacaaagatggtgtccaatcatcaacgagactgggaccagtaccttccgttcttcgcaatggcctatagatctggctgttaatgaatcaactggccaaacaccagcaaaagtcctatttggacgtgagatgcgtctaccctgtgtctagagtttggatgtcgacctggagaagatgttgctggtgaggattacgtgaatgaattaagaagaagaatggacgatatataTGAGTTGGCCCGTTCTAATcatcagatcgctagcgaccgaatgaagaaacgatacgatacccaagccgagaagggatgtttcagggagaacgacaaagtctggctttataatccaaagaagcgaacaggttgttcttccaagttgcagcagttctgggaaggtccgtatctcattgtcaagaaaattaatgacgttatctaccgaataagcaagattcctaggggaaagccgatgatagtccaccataacctgttggcgccgtacgagggagaccacgacgtagatgaagaagtggaagtaaacCAAGTTCGAGAGATGCCTGACCTCACGTTTGAGGAGTTCATGGGGGCctatggaggtaccggtaaagcgagacatggtgttaccaatgaagaaaagcgagatctactcgcacttcccgatgactattcactggcccataccatcccggccagtatcaagacgcacgagggttggcatccgccttccgaaggaagtttggtcgagttgcagaacttcaatgccaattgccagctcctggcaaagcattgaaactccaagatgcatcacgttacctattctatctggtaacaaaagacactgtccatgaccaacctacctaccaagatgtatgggatgcattaattcaattgagagagcacgtgttggagtccgacgtgcaaaagttagccatgccaaagttagaatgccgccaattagactggagagttatccgaaatatggtagaagaaatttttaaagaTACCGAGGTCcgggtgttagtctgttgcaatccgcatagttactggtgcggagcgaagaccgtcccctgccacttttatacaactgggagttgtaaaagagggtccagttgcaaataccagcatccagttccagtcccgacagcgaatttacaaaacctataccatttcagtcatgccagcgactgaattcgaatagggtttgtatgcagaatattagttacatatcctataccatttcagtcatggcagcgactgaattcgaatagggtttgtatgcagaatattagttacatatcctatactaTTTCGGTCTAGAAATTAACTGTAGTGGTGTAGGATTTGCAaacgaaatttttgattattattgagcaaatatctatactgtttcagtcatgtacgtaaaactaatcaaatatttactaagtggatttatttatcataaaatttagatatgttttgaaaattaaaatgaatagtatacagagagagtctgtaaagtggaataaattcaatatctcaaatactaattgtttttttggaaaatgctcagacccgtcgattagtatttcaaattgtcctttttgacattcaataataatgtatacagggtgtcccaatttagagatatgacgtcatcgtcgattttcttaaatggcaacactgtcatttttatagctaatttgatagggtttgtaaagttatacataactgcaaaatatcaaatttgtattctctaccatttacaagataatagaaaataacaaagttatatctgtaatttggaatatattcaataattaaaatactaactgtttttttgaaaaatgctcagacccgtcgattagtatatcaaattgtcctttttgacatataataataatgtatacagggtgtcccaatttagagatatgacgtcatcgttgattttcttaaatggcaacactgtcattttgatagctattttgatagggtgtgtaaagttatacacaactgcaaaatttcaaatttgtattctctaccatttagatgataataaaaaataacaaagttatgaaaaagaagtaatcaactaataattgaatttaattatttcaataaattaagcaaaaactcataatgttgccctcaattattgtcaaattgtcaatgggcaacgttatgagcatttgcttaattgaaataaataaattcaattattatttgattacttcttgttcttcataactttgttattttttattatcttgtaaatggtagggaataaaattttgaaatttttcagatgtgtataactttacacacgctatcaaaatagctatcaaaatgatagtgttgccatttaagaaaatcaacgatgacgtcatatctctaaattgggacaccctgtatacattattattatatgtcaaaaatgacaatttgatatactaatcgacgggtctgagcatttttcaaaaaaacagttggtattttaattattgaatatattccaaattacagatatgactttgttattttctattatcttgtaaatggtagagaataaaaatttgatattttgcagttatgtataactttacaaaccctatcaaattagctatcaaaatgacagtgttgccatttaagaaaatcgacgatgacgtcatatctctaaattggggcaccctgtatacatttttattgaatgtcaaaaaggacaatttgaaatactaatcgacgggtctgagcattttccaaaaaaacaattagtatttgagatattgaatttattccactttacagactctctctgtatatttggataatattaaaaattaaaaacaaatgaataattactaatgtatgaatatatacagtatgtccctgtaagttggaaccatatggaaaaaatttttattaacgattttacgcaaaaaagatattcttcataaaaagttctgcatggtctaaaaccgaagatgcaatcatctgatattaagttttattaatagtatatgagagatgtcaaaaaatatgaatttctgtcaagagtaaagtatctttatacagagaggggctaagttatggaataaattcattttatctaaaatggacgacttgggaaaaaaatcccgaaacaggtcgattttatttttaaattacaattttttggcatatatttcatactagtgacgtcattcatctaagcgtgataacgtaatagatgattttgttaaatgggaatagggatcgtgtggcaACTAATTTGAAAGtgtgttcaattctctgttcagtaatataaacaataatatcattattagtccagaaagccactgcgcatccgctaggaaaaatattctaattcggattttttgcacaatcttactcaaaaaggactccttttaacaaatttccatgttgccaggaccaaatggtggtcaaaaatattttaaacgttttttttttgtttttttcctaaaattatttttattgcatggaaaaaagtttttttaggttttttggatcattccaaacagaaaaggtctctagtgacttttttctaaaaatgatagtttttgacatataagcgattaaaaattgaaaaattgcgaaatcggccatttttaaccctcaaagactatgtgaaaaactgaaaatttgaatgttgccaaggtaggtagatattctttaaacatcgattgatgaaatcccgaagagttttttgcaatacaatattcaatactcctttgttttttaattgtgaaTCAAGCGTTCGCgatactattttccaccgacagtatggtgcaaatgaaaggaataaattcgttatttcgaaaatcggcgactttaaagaaaaatcccgaaacaggtcgatttttatttttaagttatgatattgtggcatatatggtatactagtgacgtcatccgtctgggcgtgatgacgtaatcgatgatatttttaaatgagaataggggtcgtgtggtagctcgtttgaaaggttcttcaactctccatcaagtaatgtaaacatttacataattttttatacagggtgtccttctacttctttttttgtcaaataatttaatttaataaaaattttttgtacaccctgtataaataattatgtaaatgtttatattactgaatagagaattgaagaacctttcaaatgagctagcacacgacccctattctcatttaaaaaaatcatcgattacatcatcacgtccagatggatgacgtcactagtataccatatatgccacaatatcatattttaaaattaaaaatcgacctgtttcgggatttttccttaaagtcgccggtttacgaaataacgaatttattcctttcatttgcaccatactgtcggtggaaaatagtgtcgtgcacgcttgattagcaattaaaaaacaaatgagttttaaatattgtatggcaaaaaactcttcgggatttcatcaatcgatgtttaaagaatatctacctaccttggaaaaattcaaattttcagcttttcacatagtttttgagggttaaaaatggccgattttgcaatttttcaatttttaatcgcttatatgtcaaaaactatcatttttagagaaaagtcactaaagaacttttctctttggaatgatccaaaaaacctaaaaaaacttttttccgtgcaaaaaaaataattttaggaaaaaaacaaaaaaaaaaacgtttaaaaaatttttgaccactttttggtcctggcaacatgcaaatttgttaaaagtagtcctttttgagtaagattgtccaaagaatccgaattagaatatttttcctagcggatgcgcagtggctttctggactatatgtaTACCAATATaaggtgaccaaaaaaatattttttaattaaattaattgacgcaaaaaagaagaatgtatgtaatttatttaactcaaaatacattttactgctatcaacaaatagagaaaaaaatgtttatttcacaaataaacattccgccttgcttaaattaaatcacaaacagcctcccgcGTAActtttggcagtttgaacatttaatttaagcaaaaaaccaatgtttatttgccaaataaacagttttttctattttctgacagcgatagaaagtattttgattaaagtaaattgcatacattcttcttttttcgtcaatcaatataattcaaaaattgtttttttgccaccctgtataaataatgatatttgtgtttatattactgaatagagaattaaacaccctttcaaatgaggtgccacacgacccatattcctattaaaaaaatcatcgattacgttatcacgctcagatggacgacgtcactagtacctatgaaatatatgccaaaaaaattataatttaaaaataaaaatcgacctgttttccatatggttccaacttacagggacatactgtatacatatattcgtacattagtaattactcatttgtttttaatttttaatattatcgaaatatatattattaattttaattttcaaaacatatctaaagtttatgatataataataaatgcactaagtaaatatttgattagttttacttgcatgactgaaacagtataggatatgtaactaatattctgcatgcaaaccctattcgaattcagtcgctgtcatgactgaaatggtataggatatgtaactaatattctgcatacaaaccctattcgaattcagtcgctgctatgactgaaatggtataggttttgtaaattcgcgtcccgacaaggttccaggaggaaccatcttttaaggagggggcaatgtgacactatttagtccgctcacgaattggcctatttcttcccgaagcttctcggcgttacgagacaataccattcctatccacggcgtgcgagacgaccgctgccgaagtatatatagaaccgagattcgagcacaggcagtcattcattcatcgaagcgcgtcgcgtaagttaatgtattcgaatcgaagatatgaaatgtatttattagttatcggaattattatgtttagttaattaaatcataaatttgagtttgtaaataattagatgtgttagttggtgttatttgtaattattaaaataaataagtgatgtaaataaaataatataagtaagtcttcctttatttaaattaaacttagtgcctaaagatataaataaataaaatagtagagtcaatcgcgtaaaaAGACAACTACGTCACAGTGCACTCTCATGTGTACTTTCAGTTCACCAATGTAgcaaattgcttaaaacaaatttcacacttgtatggtttttctccagtgtgcactgtCAATTTACTTGTTacactaaactgtttaaaacaagtttcacacttgtacggtttctTTCTAGTGTGCTTTCAATTCACTTGCTGCAGTAAATTGCTGTAAGcaagtttcacacttgtacggtttttctgcAATGTGCACTCTTAAGTGTACTTTCAATTCACTTGGTGTAgcaaattgcttaaaacaaatttcacatttgatAGGTTTTTTTAGACTGTGTCTTTCCAAATGTGCATTTAAATGACTTGTTGTAATAAACTGCTTTTAACAGGCTTCATACTTGATACTTGTGCGGTTTTCTCCACTGTGCAGTCTTAAATGTTTTTTCAATTGACTTGTCTTAATAAACCGTCTTAACCCTTCGGTAGTCACATCTCGTAGAGTTAAGGTACGgttccgacaacgactgcagacgtCAGTTGCAGTTGTCGCCGTGACAGACGTCACCACTTTGCACCATTATTTTGTACgagactgattccgacatctgaCTGAAACTGCTGTCCGacagaacgtcagttgctaataattatacaaattaacAGTGCAAAGTAATGAAGTCTGTCGTGACAACTGTAACTGCCGaagttgtcggaatcgtacctttacaTGAGTACATTGCGGTACATAAGGCTGCACATATAAAAACGgtattttatgttaaaatatcaaaaatttgttagaataacaaaaaaggcattatttttaacattttattgtatGACTTCATAATGCAACGACTCAggtgcaaaataaaaaaaacgagtAGTCAGTCTTacgctttggccacacgggcaaTTTTTTACGGCGCTCATTGGTTTGAttacctcctccaccaattttagatgaaatcatttcatctaaaattggtggaggaggtagtcaaacTAATGGGCGCCGTAAAAagtcgcccgtgtggccaaagccttaCAATCTAATTTGAACAAAGAAAACGTTtactacaaaaaaaatttcacaaaCATCCTAAAAGTAAAATAcctaaatacaaaataattgaaTTAGTCTTATAAACAGACATTTTTTCTCACTttaatttactgaatttaattaactGAATTTTTTCTCGctttaatttttgcaaaaaaaaaatattgaacaactCTACTTCAACGCTCAATATCAAACTGATAAAACACTTCAGAAAATGCAATAGTCCCAGGTAGTATTTTAAAGATAGTGACTCGCACATATCTAAATAGATAGTGGCGTGTACGAAAGAATTTTGGTAAAACttattaaggccatgggtacataattcgcaaatattttacggctatccctaccttttctgtctttacatggataattacgtgtagtaaaattcacactggtatggatatgtaaacattactagaatgtcattctacttgaaaatgtcatcattaacttaaagagatggcttttttgaatgttcttggataactgctaTTTGTATAactgcaaattattaattcagttaataaatgtgataattttttcactatgtattcagtgattgtaataatttatatgtacaacaaaaactaatactatcgagaaaagagaaaaagtgttaaagtgattttttaataatatattgttactatggaacgcttacaattttgaacatctttaacaacaaaatacttggatcacagaatatattatcctgatgtattctctgcttggatcttccacaaataatacacaatacgTATTAAGTTCACGTATTAAATCAATTATTAATCAAATACACCAGCGTTTcgcaaccggtgggtcgcgacccactagtgagtcgcgggcggatttcaggtgggtcgcggcgtggctcttacagtagctgaataacgtacaTATTATGTGTTCAATCATTGGTGttggatgggtcgcgaatatgaaaaaacatcagaaggtcgGTCGCCAGACtgaaaaggttgggaaccactgaaatacactatatatcaatattatttaatcaacaactcaaaatattcccgatgccatgtcaaatatttaaaattgtcactgtctgactgacaatatgctgacaatattctattcgactgagtgcgttgtatgacaaagatagatttggaaaatattaccacggacattgtgttcattttttttcgaatcctgaaaaaaccaataaatatttttgaaaaatttaaacgcagaatgaaagactaaattaattattaccgagggccgacagacccttagaataaataaaaagtttattttgaatgaaatatttgaaattaaaaatcacactaaactttctcttagttttcacccctgtaacttattaaaataaacattatagaagttctcagggactttcggccctcgctaatgtaatctttcattctgcgtttaaatttttcaaaaatacttattagttttctcaggattcgaaaaaaatgaatccccatttgaataacATGTACAAAATACGTACCCAAACCCCTAAACTAAAactttaacactagaaagtctggcttagcatacctacctagaaagcccgaagggatcattttggccccacgttctttaatcaattaacactcagtttaaagaaattaaatctactctagacgatagaatctgattttattttttactttcacTGTTTAACACATTCActgcctatcaaaaacattcggaacaccatacagtttgcagtttttgatatttgccacacattgccttgttacagccgCGGCAATGATTGTAAttatgatttcctttacaaaatattttcaactgatatttttgtcgattttggatagtaacagtaatagttgttggtagacctggtgttgctaggcgtagttacagatttcgggaggcaaggtattgggcccataattcttcacacagccgaagaataaacttatGAAGACTGAGTCTACTttcagttatttctttataaaaaataatccatgcatttattgcttccaagtcaagaattttataaaacacgtacataggccatcgtcttgaagttacttttgtagtataaagacgcgttatttggtcctctacaccaacAATTATTGTATCTTTGTGTTCACCAACAAGtttatctttattacgtagatgatcagtaccagtataagggtaaccatttacaataaacatacataaatataatctcaaaagtcataaaatatgaaactatTATTGCCTCAAACAAAAAAACTGCAATAAATTCAAATCACAACAGGagccaaattggcccctccgactttctagtgttaaaatGCGACACGGAGTACCGCACTGTGCACACCGGAAggttaaacaaatttcacacttgtatggtttgaCTACTCTGCTTGTAATCCCAAcgccgcgtcagcggtataaaacgggagagtattattattatggtttttctccagtgagCGTTTTCAAATGTGGTTTTCAATGACTTGTCGTATTAAAATGCTTTAAACAAGTGTCACacttcacacttgtacggtttgtTTCCAGTGTGCTATCTGAAATGTGCTTTTAAACTACCTGCTTCACCAAATTATGTAAAAGAAATTTCACACTTGTGCGGTTTTTTCTCTAGTGTGCACTCTTAAGTGTCTTTTCAAACTACTACCCTCAGCAAACTGTCTAAAACATGTTTCACatttgtacggtttttctccagtgtgcactctcaagtgTACTTTCAAATCACCATTCCGAGAAAATtgtttagaacaaatttcacacttgtacggtttttctccagtgtgcactctaaAATGATTTTTCAACTCATTTTTCGTAGTAAACTGCCttaaacaagtttcacacttgtgCGGTTTTTCTCCTGTGTGCACTCTCAAGTGTACTTTCAGATTACTTGCACTCATGAAATGCtttaaacaagtttcacacttgtacggtttctctccagtgtgcactctcaagtgTACTTTCAAACTACTATCATCAGCAAACTGtcttaaacaaatttcacacttgtatggtttttctccagtgtgcactctcaagtgTTTTTTCAGTTCACTTGTTTGAgcaaattgcttaaaacaaatttcacacttatacggtttttctccagtgtgcattctTAAGTGTCTGTACAAAACACTTGTCgtactaaattgcttaaaacaaattttacatttgttaGATTTTTCTAGATTGTGTGTTCCCAAATGTGCATTTAAATGACTTATCgtaaaaaactgttttaaacaagtGTCACACTTGtgtggtttttctccagtgtgcattctCAAGTGAACTTTCAAATCACCACTCCAAGAAAAtggtttaaaacaaatttcacactggtacggtttttctccagtgtgcactctcaaatgtcttttcaagtCTCTTTTCGTagtaaactgctttaaacaagtCTCACACTTGTGCGGTTTTTCACCTGTGTGCGGTTTTTCACCTGTGTGCACTCTTAAATGTTTTTTCAACTCACTCATCgtaataaactgcttaaaacaagtttcacactcgtgcggtttttctccagtgtgcactttcaAGTGTCTTGACAGATTACTTGAAGTAATAAACTGTTTTAAGCACGTTTCACACTTATGCGGTTTTTCTCCCGTGTGCGATCGCATATGTTTTTTCACATCAAATAGTCTATAAAATTGCatagaacaaatttcacattcgTGAGGTTTTTCTCCACTATGTAGTATTAAATGTCTTTTCAAACCCCGTGCTTCACCgaactgtttaaaacaaaattcacaCTTGTAAGGACTGTcttcagtgtgcactctcaaatgtttttctgtgtgcactctcaaatgtttttttaaatcaaatgaacgagcaaactgtttaaaacacgtttcacacttgtacggtttttctccagtgtgcaatctcaaatgATTTTTCAACTCACTTTTCGTACTAAACTGCCttaaacaagtttcacacttgtgTGGTTTTTCTCCCGTGTGCACTCTCAAGTGTATTTTCAGATTACTCGAGCTcataaactgctttaaacaagtttcacacttgtacggtttttctccagtgtgcactctcaaatgttttttcaaattaccaGAATCAACAAACTGtcttaaacaaatttcacacttgtatggtttttccccagtgtgcaatTTCAAATGTCTTCTTAAACTACATGCTTcagtaaactgtttaaaacaagtttcacacttgtatggtgaTTCTCCAGTGTGCAGGCTCAAGTGTTTTGTCAAATTACTTCTTcgattaaattgctttaaacaagtttcacacttgtacggtttttctccagtgtgcactcttaagtggttttgtaaattaatttttttattaaattgcttaaaacaaatttcacacttgtgcaGTTTCTGTCGAGTCCCAACTTTCATATTTTTACTTAACATTTTTCCTTCGATGTGATGCAGGCCTGCATATTTTCCTTTGTGAGACGAATTTGACGTTTCAATAATTTCCATTTTGTTCTCTTCCTGGGAATAACCTAAAATACAAACCAATTATAAACATTTTATtgacaacaaaaacaaaattaaaaatgaataaacattttcaattttgttgcaagcCGAAACAGCAGTCGCAATATATTTCTAGTTCAATTAGAGAGTACAGCAAGAATA
Proteins encoded in this window:
- the LOC126889970 gene encoding zinc finger protein 271-like; this translates as MEIKQEASETTCEIKVDETETCVGPLDAFKIEIKEEPKRETAYEEFAYLDSNEFPVKSEIEQDEHKFTPFEKKPTTNKESESYSQEENKMEIIETSNSSHKGKYAGLHHIEGKMLSKNMKVGTRQKLHKCEICFKQFNKKINLQNHLRVHTGEKPYKCETCLKQFNRRSNLTKHLSLHTGESPYKCETCFKQFTEACSLRRHLKLHTGEKPYKCEICLRQFVDSGNLKKHLRVHTGEKPYKCETCLKQFMSSSNLKIHLRVHTGEKPHKCETCLRQFSTKSELKNHLRLHTGEKPYKCETCFKQFARSFDLKKHLRVHTEKHLRVHTEDSPYKCEFCFKQFGEARGLKRHLILHSGEKPHECEICSMQFYRLFDVKKHMRSHTGEKPHKCETCLKQFITSSNLSRHLKVHTGEKPHECETCFKQFITMSELKKHLRVHTGEKPHTGEKPHKCETCLKQFTTKRDLKRHLRVHTGEKPYQCEICFKPFSWSGDLKVHLRMHTGEKPHKCDTCLKQFFTISHLNAHLGTHNLEKSNKCKICFKQFSTTSVLYRHLRMHTGEKPYKCEICFKQFAQTSELKKHLRVHTGEKPYKCEICLRQFADDSSLKVHLRVHTGEKPYKCETCLKHFMSASNLKVHLRVHTGEKPHKCETCLRQFTTKNELKNHFRVHTGEKPYKCEICSKQFSRNGDLKVHLRVHTGEKPYKCETCFRQFAEGSSLKRHLRVHTREKTAQV